The genomic interval TGTCACTTTTAAGGTCCACGTACAAAAAAGTATGTTCGAATATGTAAAATTTGTATGTGTCCAGGGGGGGAAGCGGCGTTTATTGGGAGCGCAATGAAATGGGATTGTCGATCAATATTATATGCATTGATTTGAAATCATTTGGAATTATTGGGGTGGTTTGGCTTGTCTGAAGCCCCCCCGGATATATCATCATAGATTTCAATACCATCGGTATTGATAAATCAGCATACATCAAACTTTTTAAATCTTACGTAATACATCGCGCCAGTTTTGAAGGTCAATTCGTAATCAGTGGGCCAAAATACATCGTTTCACTGTAAAGGTTGTTATCAGAAAGGGCTTTTCTTACTTCTGCACCcgcattttttccatcacgtATTTAGATGGAATCAAaatattccttttcttctttactgccttttcacctttttacatctaatttttcataattactaTTCAGTTCCTATCTACGGCGACGAACGACGGTTGCCATAGTTTGAAGTGTATACCATGCTTACTTTGCTGCACCATTATACGTATTGCCATTGCCATGAACACTGTAcccaaaatcataaaataTCCACCATAGACGACGTactgtaatgaaaaaatcctTATCCCATTATTAAGTAGAATTCAACCATGCATGTATGTTACATCTGAAGCACATACACAATTTAATCGTAGACAGAAAACTGTGATCTTCGCTTATACACGGAGAGATTAGAACATTTATGCCAATAGATAAAATTTGATCAGCTTTGGAATAAAACAGATTTCCATATCATGTCTTGAAAATCTAGCATACGAGATtggaagagacgcgcatcaatATCTTCGAGGGTACGTTAATGATGGGCGTATAGGATCTTTATAAATTCTAATTATGAATTAAATTTCCATACCTGTAGTCGGATGGATAAAGCAAACACGCAATTTCCAGTTACTGCAAAGGCCAACAAGCTTTGTAGAAGTAATGCCACCAACATATTTATACCGAATATAAATCCATAACTTTCATCAGACAAGTTCTTAGCGACTTCAGAGCTGAAAAGTTCAGGATTAACTACCCGTTTTTTAtaactattaaaaaaaaatgcttacCTTACTACTGTGATCATTGCCTGGTATAAGGCTACAAACGTAATGTAAGAAATGTACGAACACCATATATTTTGTGTCTGAGATGCAACGATGAGTGCAGCACCTTGGATTAATGCAAATACTGATAAAACTGCCTCTCCGACGACAGACCAGTTCAGATTGAGCTTTCCAATCCCAAACATAGACAGGGCAACTGCaacgatatgaaataattgaaatatctgcTGTACAAGTAAGAtgcaaaatgaaattcacAAAATTAACTGTTGCTGCTTGCCAATGACTGTAAGGACTGCTTCGGCTAGCCCATTGTAAACATTGTCCGATtcttccattgaatttttccagagAAATTGTATGTAGTTGCATACTTGGAAATAGCCGCAAGTAGCAAATGCCCACCATACAGACCATTTGAGCTGATCAGGATTCGAATATGCGAGCAAAAAATCTCGCCACATTGAACGGTacacatttttaatttttccaaaagtaCCCCGATTTGCGTCGGACTCTTTCACAGTCTGGATTTTTAGCTGAGTCTGGGATGATTCGTCAATGCATCGCTCTGCTTTGATCTGTATTGTTTGTTGCGACTGTAAACATTCTTCGGCACATTCAGACGTCtttgaacgatgaaaataaatagattgGGACACaggcggtagaaaaaaagccCAAATAGTTGCAAGAACTAAACCTGTACAAATAGATATTGAAGCTAATTTAGGGATTAAAATTATCGGATCTATgttgaatatacgtatgtgataAAAATTGGCGCAATTACACATGCACACTGTTTGCATACCGGCCAGTGTGAGGTAGAGCAGCTGATGATAATCAAGAAGATTAAAAGATACTATTAACTGCGCTACTACACTTGCAGTGAATCTTCCCAATGAAAGCGCAATCCTGGTATGACTGGTCACTTTTTGATAGTGAAGTTTGCTGATtttggtatatatgtatgtcagGTACGCTATTTCTGTTGATTGAAATAGaccgaaaaaaacttcatgAAATTTCATATCTTGTATGGTACGACCCCAGATCGTTATGATAGCTGATGAGCTTCCCGCGATACCACATAATATGATGACCGGTTTGTAGCGAAGGTAATCGGTCAACAGAAGCACCGCGAATGACGTTGTTAAATAGGAATACGTACCAACTGGAAATATCTCTTGATAAACCTGGAAGATATATACAACATTTGATGATTTCGCGAATGATATCTAATTCCTTAGTCCCAAAGACATTAGAACTTTCATGAATGTGTTTGATCATccgacaattttcaaatttcagatcgctatttcaaatttatagcTCTGAGTTTTTTAAAGCGAACCTCGGATCGACGATAAATTTGGCCCAGCAACCTTTGGGGCGTTTCCTCACGTATTTTAACTGTAAAACTAATTTTTTAAGTCGATGCAATAATTAACTGCAGAGCGATGAGCCCTTTGTCACTGTAGTTCGGCATTAGCGGGAAAGATGCAGTTCATGATTCTTAtccgaaaccaaaaaaaaagcaaaatcgttctgatcagaattttttttttcaagtgaacTAAAGAAAGGTATAAATAATCATAAAAGCATAACTTTTTCAGatttgaaaaggaaaatgtgtatttttaatacaaaataatcaatttacCGTGCCGTAGAAGTTatctacaaaaattttttaacaattttattaGTTTACATGAAGGAGAATTCAATACTGACGAAAACGAACTTTGATTCGAGTCGATAGGATTTTGTGAATATATTCCTGGATAGTTTATCCATCCACTTAGGcaataaacaaagaagaaatgattttttctggATCTTCCAAATCAGGATTTCCCCCTTAAAATGTTCAGACTGgaatcaaataattgaaaattccgtGTAAAACTTATTCATAGATTACTTGAATCTACTTGCCTGTTCTTTGGTAAAATTCATCCACTGTCCGGTGAAATATTCAACGGAAAATGGGTCAGACGGTctgaattctttgaaaaatccaaataCGCACAACAGTAAAGATATCCTCGTATAAGACATTGCCACTTTCTTTTGAGTATTGTTAGCGACTTGATTACCAGAACATAACAATAGATCTTTATTGAATAGTAAAATTATAAGGATATACCCGCCAGGACCGCTGTACATCCCCACGCTTTTTCTCATCTATAATGCGGTGCGCGCACACTTTTCTTTCCAACCTTGGGTCATCTGGACAATTCTTTTCGCATCCTCTTCATCtatttgctttttctcttattctcatAAATTAATCGCTAACTGCTAATCATCCCGCTTTTCGAATGATTCTTTGTATTGATTTTACGGTTTATATCACAGCAGTCCACACGGCGAGCCACTTCGTAGACACTTCGTCTCATTAGGCACAAACTAGAGCCATTGCATAGAAACAGGATGATTTTTCTAAGGTATCGTTGGAAGTTTCTTCGTTGGTATATTTGGGGCAGTTGGGATAATCAAAAATGCAGAAAATTCGACACTATAACTAATAGTATTATTTCAATTGGAAACATTTTTCACAATAACTAGATAGACtctaaaatgtttataaacaAACCAGTAAcctcgatagaaaaattattaattttcttttacaaaCTACGCACTGTACATACCTATCAAATATTCATCACTAGTctcacgtatgtacatacaaggcatgactaacaataagaacaTCTC from Athalia rosae chromosome 1, iyAthRosa1.1, whole genome shotgun sequence carries:
- the LOC105690445 gene encoding thiamine transporter 1-like isoform X4, whose amino-acid sequence is MSYTRISLLLCVFGFFKEFRPSDPFSVEYFTGQWMNFTKEQVYQEIFPVGLVLATIWAFFLPPVSQSIYFHRSKTSECAEECLQSQQTIQIKAERCIDESSQTQLKIQTVKESDANRGTFGKIKNVYRSMWRDFLLAYSNPDQLKWSVWWAFATCGYFQVCNYIQFLWKNSMEESDNVYNGLAEAVLTVIVALSMFGIGKLNLNWSVVGEAVLSVFALIQGAALIVASQTQNIWCSYISYITFVALYQAMITVVSSEVAKNLSDESYGFIFGINMLVALLLQSLLAFAVTGNCVFALSIRLQYVVYGGYFMILGTVFMAMAIRIMVQQSKHGIHFKLWQPSFVAVDRN
- the LOC105690445 gene encoding thiamine transporter 1-like isoform X3, producing the protein MSYTRISLLLCVFGFFKEFRPSDPFSVEYFTGQWMNFTKEQVYQEIFPVEIAYLTYIYTKISKLHYQKVTSHTRIALSLGRFTASVVAQLIVSFNLLDYHQLLYLTLAGLVLATIWAFFLPPVSQSIYFHRSKTSECAEECLQSQQTIQIKAERCIDESSQTQLKIQTVKESDANRGTFGKIKNVYRSMWRDFLLAYSNPDQLKWSVWWAFATCGYFQVCNYIQFLWKNSMEESDNVYNGLAEAVLTVIVALSMFGIGKLNLNWSVVGEAVLSVFALIQGAALIVASQTQNIWCSYISYITFVALYQAMITVVSSEVAKNLSDESYGFIFGINMLVALLLQSLLAFAVTGNCVFALSIRLQYVVYGGYFMILGTVFMAMAIRIMVQQSKHGIHFKLWQPSFVAVDRN
- the LOC105690445 gene encoding thiamine transporter 2-like isoform X1 — translated: MSYTRISLLLCVFGFFKEFRPSDPFSVEYFTGQWMNFTKEQVYQEIFPVGTYSYLTTSFAVLLLTDYLRYKPVIILCGIAGSSSAIITIWGRTIQDMKFHEVFFGLFQSTEIAYLTYIYTKISKLHYQKVTSHTRIALSLGRFTASVVAQLIVSFNLLDYHQLLYLTLAGLVLATIWAFFLPPVSQSIYFHRSKTSECAEECLQSQQTIQIKAERCIDESSQTQLKIQTVKESDANRGTFGKIKNVYRSMWRDFLLAYSNPDQLKWSVWWAFATCGYFQVCNYIQFLWKNSMEESDNVYNGLAEAVLTVIVALSMFGIGKLNLNWSVVGEAVLSVFALIQGAALIVASQTQNIWCSYISYITFVALYQAMITVVSSEVAKNLSDESYGFIFGINMLVALLLQSLLAFAVTGNCVFALSIRLQYVVYGGYFMILGTVFMAMAIRIMVQQSKHGIHFKLWQPSFVAVDRN
- the LOC105690445 gene encoding thiamine transporter 2-like isoform X2, whose product is MSYTRISLLLCVFGFFKEFRPSDPFSVEYFTGQWMNFTKEQVYQEIFPVGTYSYLTTSFAVLLLTDYLRYKPVIILCGIAGSSSAIITIWGRTIQDMKFHEVFFGLFQSTEIAYLTYIYTKISKLHYQKVTSHTRIALSLGRFTASVVAQLIVSFNLLDYHQLLYLTLAGLVLATIWAFFLPPVSQSIYFHRSKTSECAEECLQSQQTIQIKAERCIDESSQTQLKIQTVKESDANRGTFGKIKNVYRSMWRDFLLAYSNPDQLKWSVWWAFATCGYFQVCNYIQFLWKNSMEESDNVYNGLAEAVLTVIVALSMFGIGKLNLNWSVVGEAVLSVFALIQGAALIVASQTQNIWCSYISYITFVALYQAMITVVSSEVAKNLSDESYGFIFGINMLVALLLQSLLAFAVTGNCVFALSIRLQCSWQWQYV